A window of the Chrysemys picta bellii isolate R12L10 chromosome 24, ASM1138683v2, whole genome shotgun sequence genome harbors these coding sequences:
- the LOC135977313 gene encoding telethonin-like yields the protein MFGKSVVLRSAGVLSAAELGCLVKEEDVVRHESFTAEWRDLSLSTRPEEGCSLREVDDRRKETYWQQQETRFVVQRSPWLIMRLGRLGEPLARYHLPYQRALPLPLFVPADLSAKAERGATPPQLRHMMDFEMALAGGSPPNGQCRDKKAVAEITKELPLVVQPSRPDFGKGDFHRSLSRSLSQEAQRG from the exons ATGTTCGGCAAGAGCGTGGTGCTGCGCAGCGCGGGGGTGCTGTCGGCGGCCGAGCTGGGCTGCCTGGTGAAGGAGGAGGACGTGGTGCGGCACGAATCCTTCACGGCCGAATGGAGGGACCTGTCGCTCTCCACCAGGCCCGAGGAGGG ctgctccctgcggGAGGTGGACGATCGGCGCAAGGAGACGtactggcagcagcaggagacgCGCTTCGTGGTGCAGCGATCGCCCTGGCTCATCATGCGGCTGGGCCGGCTGGGCGAGCCCCTGGCCCGCTACCACCTGCCCTACCAGcgggcgctgcccctgcccctcttcGTGCCGGCCGACCTGAGCGCCAAGGCCGAGCGGGGAGCCACCCCGCCCCAGCTGCGCCACATGATGGACTTCGAGATGGCGCTGGCCGGGGGCTCCCCACCCAACGGGCAGTGCCGGGACAAGAAGGCCGTGGCGGAGATCACCAAGGAGCTGCCCCTCGTCGTCCAGCCCAGCCGGCCCGACTTCGGCAAGGGTGACTTCCATCGCTCCCTGTCCCGCTCCCTGTCCCAGGAGGCGCAGCGGGGCTGA